Part of the Limnothrix sp. FACHB-406 genome, CTGGAGGATCAGCGGGTTCAAATTGCCGTGTTTGGGGCCGTTAGTCGCGGCAAGTCTTCTTTGCTCAATGCCCTGTTGGGGCGATCGGTCTTTGAAACGGGCCCCACCCACGGCGTAACCCAATCCAGCCGAAGCATTCATTGGACAGTGCCGTCCAGTTTGGGCCAAGTGGAACTGGTGGACACGCCGGGTATTGATGAAGTGAATGGGGCGGCGCGGGCGGCCCTGGCGCGGGAAGTGGGGCAAGCGTCGGATCTGATCCTGTTTGTGGTGGCCGGGGACATGACCCAAGTGGAATGCGAGGCCCTGTCTCAGTTACGGGAAGCGGGTAAGCCGATCCTGCTGGTGTTGAACAAGATTGATCAGTTTCCCGAGGCCGATCGACAGGCCATTTACGAAAAGATTCGAGACGATCGGGTGCGGGAACTGCTGTCGCCCGATGAGATTGTGATGGTGGCGGCGGCTCCCCTGGTGGCCCAGGTGGTGCAGCGGCCCGACGGGACGATCGCGGCGGATTTGCAACGGGGCGCGCCCCAGGTGGAAAGCCTGAAGCTGAAAATTTTGGAGGTATTGGCAAGGGAGGGCAAAGCATTGGTGGCCCTGAATTCTTTGCTTTATGCCCAAGCGGCGGGCGATCGGATCCTGTCGCGCAAGTTGGCCCTGCGGGATCGTTCTGCCGATCGCCTGATTTGGAATGGCACGATTGCCAAAGCGATCGCCGTGGCGGTGAATCCCGTGGTGGTGTTGGACTTGGTGGGGGGCGCGGCGATCGACCTAGCCACCATTTTGGCCCTCTCGCGGCTCTACGGAATTCCCATGGGCCAACGGGGCGCGATCGCCCTGATGAAAACCATCGCGATCGGGCTAGGCGGCCTGAGTGCCGGAGAATGGATCGCCCGGTTGGGCCTCAGCGCCCTTAAGGGATTTTTGGGCCTGTCCACCGTCGCCACTGGCGGGATCACCACCGTGCCTTATCTGTCGATCGCCGCCACCCAAGCCGCGATCGCCGGAGTTTCTTCCTACGCGATCGGCCAAGCAACCAAAACCTACCTAGCCAACGATGCCTCCTGGGGCCCCGATGGGCCAAGGGCTGCGATCGGGCGGGTGTTAGCCACCTTGGATGAACAGTCGATCGTCAAACGCATTGAGGCGGAACTGTGGGCCAAACTGGGCCGGCCAGCGGTTCCCGATCCCTTTGGTTCTCGGTAGGGGCGACTTTCAACCTCAACAACAGGATTCCCCGGATTCGCGATCCTAGGGTTCCCGATCGGGCAGGGGTGGTTGGGCCGTGCCTTGGGCCGCTTCCACCGCCCGCACCGCATCAATCAGACCCCGCACTTGGTCAGTGCCCTCGGATTTTTCAAACGTGAGCGGCATTTTGCCCCGAGCCACCATCCGCCAGCCCACCGGAGCCAAACTGGCCAGCCCCCGCCAATCGCGTCCCGAATTGCCAATGACCCGAATGGCAAACTGACGCTCATCAATCCACCCTCCCTCACGCACCATCTGCACCAGCGTTTGGCGGTGGCGCAAAGGTCGTTCGATCGCCTCGCCCGCCGTTGCCGTCTGTGCCAACAGCACCGACTTAATGCGCGAGATGCGATCGAGCGGGTTCACCTCCATCGGGCAAACTTCATTGCAAGCAAAACAGCGCGTGCAACCCCAAACGCCGCTGCCATCCTCACCCAACTGGCTTAAGCGTTCCGCCGTTGCCCGATCGCGCGTATCGTCCACCAACCGTTGCGCCTTCGCCAGGGCTTGGGGCCCCGCAAACTGCGGATTCACCATCACCGCGTTGCACTCCGAATAGCAAGCCCCGCAAGCGATGCAGTTGCCCGCTTGCTCCAACAGGGCCCGCTGATCCGGCGTTTGGCGCGTTTCCCGCAACGGTTGATCTGGAGGCTGATCTAGAGGTTGATCTAGAAGTTGATCCGTAGATTGATCCGTTGGACTTGCCTGGCTTGCCTGATTGACCCGATCTGTTGAGACTGGCTGATTTGGCTGGGGCGATCGCTCCTGGGCCGCTACTGTTTCCGCCGCCGCCAACTGCTCCGCCCGGCTCACCGATGGGTGAATTGATTCCAACCGGGCCCAAAACGGTTGCAAATCCACCACCAAATCTCGAATCACCGGTAAATTGCCCATCGGAGCCACGGTGATCACCGGCTCGCCGTGCTCATCCGTCCCGATCGCCCGGGTCAACATTTCCGAAACATTTTCTTTACAGGCCAGGCGCGATCGGCCATTAATCTGCATGGCACAACTTCCGCAAATCGTATTTCGACAATTTTTGCGAAAGCCAAGACTGCCATCTTGCTCCCACTTGATACGATTCAGGCAATCCAGAATCGTATTTCCGGGTAAAACATTGTCCAGGCGATAGGACTGAACCCGAGGAGACGATCCGGGTTCCCGACGCATGATTTGGAAAGTGACTTGCACGGCTGGTCGATTCGGCAAATACGGCAGGGATTTGATACTAGTCTAGTCGCAAATTGCTGGGAGACCCGCTCCCCCATCACACAATCTGCAATGTTTTTTGAGGAGGGTTTGAGCACCCCGCGGCCATCGTCCGATCGCCTTGCCCCCTTCCGTAAAAATCATCCGAAAACACCCAATTTGCAGTGCTTCTTCCCTGAAGAGGATACATTTTCTATTTTTGTGGGATGCGTCCGCTCCCCTTGTCTTTGCTTTTGGCCAGCCCCGCTTTAGCCTTAGCGGCAAAGGCCGTCATCCCGAACTGATCAAAGCAATCGAACCCACCCTGGGGGATAGATCAATCTATAGGGAGGCAAGAGCTTTTTTTAATCTAAAAATTTTGAGCAGTCCGATTCAAATTTCTGCCGCTTGGGGCTATAGTCTTAATGTAGTCAATCTCGATTCCGGTGTTTTTCTGGATTCTGCCCAGGAGCGCATCTAAAGCTGCCTCAAAAATTTATCTCCGTGCTTAGTCTCTAGGCGATCAATTTTTATGGGTAAATCCTAGGCTTCAGCCATGATTGGCATTGGCCGGTCTAAATTTAGGCTGCCTGTCAGAGCATGATCAACACCGGTAAAACCTGATTCCGATCGAGAGAGACATCTTCACTGACCATCCTTCGATGCAAGATTGTGCGGTTTGATCGTTTGTAGAATTACCGCTGGATTTTGCCAGATTATGGCAAATCCCTGATTTTTGAGGGGCCAATCCAGTCGAATCGAACAATCGATCCAGCCAAGATCGATCGGGGTTTGATCACCCTCCAATGAGTCGAAGAGTCTCTGAGGAGGTGATGTCTGAATTGGGGAAGTTCGGAACAATTGGCCTCGACTAGGGGACGCGCTAGGCTAAGTCGGCGGTGTTCTTGGGTTAAAGGGCAATTGCATCTGAGGAACCCCGCTTCAGCCGAGCTAGGCTTTTTTAACTGAACTGAATGTTTGACAGCAATGAGTGATTCCGCAACTGCTCAACAACCCACACCGCTGAAGGGTAAAGCCCTACTGCAAAAACTGAAGGAACTCTCGAATCTGCCCCGTCGCGAAAAGGCAAAGCGCTGCGGCTACTACAAAGAGACCAAAAGCGGCCAAGTCCAGGTGAACTTGGCTGAGTTTTATGATGCATTGTTGGAAGCAAAGGGCACGCGGATTGATCCGGAAAGTGCCAAGGATGGTCGGGGTCGCGAACCGACCTATCGCGTGACGGTGCATCAAAATGGCCAAATCGTGATCGGTTCGACCTATACCCAAAGCATGGGTCTGAAGCCGGGCGATGAGTTTGAGATCAAGCTAGGCTACAAGCACATTCGCCTGGTGCAAGTGGACGGCAAGGGCGAAGAATAACTTGCAAAATAGCCCCTAGCACCAATGGGGGTAGACAAGGGGCTTAAGCTCTCTGTTCTCATTCCTGAGACAAGGGGCTTAAGCCCCTTGTTTTGCTGGTTTTTTGGGGGGTGCGTCTTGAAGGGCCTGATCTGCTCTTACTGATCTACTCTTACTGATCTACTCTTACTGATCTGCCCTTTCAATCTGCCCTGATTGGTTTGTGTTTTTGGGTTTGCACTTGTTGCCTTTCGGCTTGTACTTTGCAATTGGCGACTTGTGCTTACTCGCGTGGATTTTTGCGAGTTTCTAGCAACTTCTATCGCGCTGGGCGCAGGCGATCGAGTTCCCGTTGCAGGTCTTCAATTTGTTGGCGCAGGCGATCGGCTTCGGTGTTGCCGGTCGATCGCGCCGTGGTGGTTGCATTCGCCGTCACATTCACGGCCCCTTGAGCCACATCCCGTTGGTAGTCCCCGCGTCGAATGGCTTGATATTCCGCCGAAGTGGCCCAATCTTGGAGATAGCTGGCTCGCTCCACAGGGAAGGGATGGCTGCTGTACATGCCCTGGGGCAAGTTGTT contains:
- a CDS encoding 2Fe-2S iron-sulfur cluster-binding protein; protein product: MQVTFQIMRREPGSSPRVQSYRLDNVLPGNTILDCLNRIKWEQDGSLGFRKNCRNTICGSCAMQINGRSRLACKENVSEMLTRAIGTDEHGEPVITVAPMGNLPVIRDLVVDLQPFWARLESIHPSVSRAEQLAAAETVAAQERSPQPNQPVSTDRVNQASQASPTDQSTDQLLDQPLDQPPDQPLRETRQTPDQRALLEQAGNCIACGACYSECNAVMVNPQFAGPQALAKAQRLVDDTRDRATAERLSQLGEDGSGVWGCTRCFACNEVCPMEVNPLDRISRIKSVLLAQTATAGEAIERPLRHRQTLVQMVREGGWIDERQFAIRVIGNSGRDWRGLASLAPVGWRMVARGKMPLTFEKSEGTDQVRGLIDAVRAVEAAQGTAQPPLPDREP
- a CDS encoding AbrB family transcriptional regulator, with the translated sequence MSDSATAQQPTPLKGKALLQKLKELSNLPRREKAKRCGYYKETKSGQVQVNLAEFYDALLEAKGTRIDPESAKDGRGREPTYRVTVHQNGQIVIGSTYTQSMGLKPGDEFEIKLGYKHIRLVQVDGKGEE
- a CDS encoding GTP-binding protein, translated to MAAIPPNPEFSESMEGPMDRPTDVDGSGLDRGNFEGDDFEGDDSESNDLESSNRLDEWDTVDRELDAAIESLADLDAELAYRQARSALRSLMERLDLTPRERSGLEPDLEGLAQMLDKLEDQRVQIAVFGAVSRGKSSLLNALLGRSVFETGPTHGVTQSSRSIHWTVPSSLGQVELVDTPGIDEVNGAARAALAREVGQASDLILFVVAGDMTQVECEALSQLREAGKPILLVLNKIDQFPEADRQAIYEKIRDDRVRELLSPDEIVMVAAAPLVAQVVQRPDGTIAADLQRGAPQVESLKLKILEVLAREGKALVALNSLLYAQAAGDRILSRKLALRDRSADRLIWNGTIAKAIAVAVNPVVVLDLVGGAAIDLATILALSRLYGIPMGQRGAIALMKTIAIGLGGLSAGEWIARLGLSALKGFLGLSTVATGGITTVPYLSIAATQAAIAGVSSYAIGQATKTYLANDASWGPDGPRAAIGRVLATLDEQSIVKRIEAELWAKLGRPAVPDPFGSR